A genome region from Chlorobaculum tepidum TLS includes the following:
- the rpsQ gene encoding 30S ribosomal protein S17: MSSGAETRGRKKSWLGKVVSDSMDKGIVVAVERRVQHPVYKKYFKKTTRLMAHDENNEAGVGDLVRITECRPLSKNKSCRLVEIVEKAK; this comes from the coding sequence ATGTCAAGTGGAGCTGAAACGAGGGGCAGAAAGAAGAGCTGGTTGGGCAAGGTTGTAAGCGATAGCATGGATAAGGGTATCGTTGTTGCCGTCGAGCGCAGGGTTCAGCATCCGGTCTACAAGAAGTACTTCAAGAAGACAACCCGTCTGATGGCTCATGACGAGAACAATGAGGCAGGTGTCGGCGATCTGGTGAGGATCACCGAATGCAGGCCGCTCAGCAAGAACAAGAGCTGCCGGCTTGTTGAAATCGTCGAAAAGGCCAAGTAA
- the rpmC gene encoding 50S ribosomal protein L29, whose protein sequence is MKNYEIAAMDKKELLSKIKELENRLADLNFYQAIEPAQNPMVFRNLKRDIARMKTRLTQIDRQEKSNA, encoded by the coding sequence ATGAAAAACTATGAAATAGCGGCCATGGACAAAAAAGAGCTCCTCTCAAAGATTAAAGAGCTCGAAAACAGACTGGCCGATCTCAACTTTTACCAGGCGATCGAACCGGCGCAGAACCCGATGGTGTTCCGTAATTTGAAGCGGGATATCGCCCGGATGAAAACCAGGCTCACCCAGATCGACAGGCAGGAAAAAAGCAACGCCTGA
- the rplP gene encoding 50S ribosomal protein L16 gives MLMPKRVQYRKTQRGRMKGNAQRGTAVTFGSFGLKAMEPAWITSRQIEAARIAMNRYMKRDGKIWIRIFPDKPVSKKPAETRMGSGKGSPEFWVAVVKPGRVMFEADGVPREVAVEAFRLAAKKLPIKTKFIVRPDYEG, from the coding sequence ATGTTAATGCCAAAGAGGGTTCAATACAGAAAGACGCAGCGTGGCCGCATGAAGGGCAACGCCCAGCGTGGAACGGCGGTAACGTTTGGCTCCTTCGGCCTGAAGGCTATGGAGCCGGCATGGATCACCAGCCGCCAGATCGAAGCCGCTCGTATCGCGATGAACCGTTATATGAAGAGGGATGGAAAAATCTGGATCAGGATTTTTCCTGATAAGCCGGTTTCTAAGAAGCCTGCGGAGACCCGAATGGGTTCCGGTAAAGGTTCCCCAGAGTTCTGGGTTGCCGTCGTCAAGCCGGGCCGCGTTATGTTCGAAGCGGATGGCGTGCCGCGTGAGGTCGCTGTAGAGGCCTTTAGGCTTGCTGCCAAGAAGCTGCCGATCAAGACAAAGTTCATCGTCAGGCCAGATTACGAAGGATAA
- the rpsC gene encoding 30S ribosomal protein S3, whose protein sequence is MGQKVNPTGFRLGIIKDWTSRWYDDGPVIAEKIKQDQVIRNYVHARLKKEKAGIAKIVIERTTKHIKINIYAARPGAIVGHKGEEINNLSQELTRITGKEVKIDVIEVIKPEIEAQLIGENIAYQLENRVSFRRAMKMAIQQAMRAGAEGVRIRCAGRLGGAEIARAEQYKEGKIPLHTLRANVDYASVTAHTIAGAIGIKVWVYKGEVLVQRLDAIEEEEMKKMQERRGDSRGRGRGDGRGAKRRRRPAKKA, encoded by the coding sequence TTGGGTCAGAAAGTAAATCCAACTGGATTCAGACTGGGAATCATCAAAGACTGGACTTCCCGCTGGTACGATGACGGACCGGTTATCGCCGAAAAGATCAAGCAGGATCAGGTTATCCGCAACTACGTCCATGCAAGGCTGAAGAAAGAGAAAGCCGGCATAGCTAAGATTGTTATCGAGCGCACGACCAAGCATATCAAGATCAATATCTATGCGGCTCGTCCGGGCGCTATCGTTGGCCACAAGGGTGAGGAGATCAATAACCTTTCCCAGGAGCTGACTCGCATCACCGGCAAAGAGGTCAAGATCGATGTCATCGAAGTGATCAAGCCGGAAATCGAAGCGCAGCTCATCGGCGAGAATATCGCTTATCAGCTTGAAAATCGCGTCTCCTTCCGCCGTGCCATGAAGATGGCGATCCAGCAGGCGATGCGTGCCGGCGCTGAAGGCGTCAGGATTCGCTGTGCAGGCCGTCTCGGCGGTGCTGAAATTGCTCGTGCCGAGCAATACAAAGAAGGAAAGATTCCGCTTCACACGCTCCGCGCCAACGTCGATTACGCAAGCGTGACCGCTCACACCATCGCCGGTGCTATCGGCATCAAGGTCTGGGTGTACAAGGGCGAGGTTCTCGTGCAGAGGCTCGACGCCATTGAAGAGGAAGAGATGAAGAAAATGCAGGAACGCCGTGGTGATTCCCGTGGCAGGGGTCGTGGCGATGGGCGCGGAGCAAAACGCCGCCGCCGTCCCGCCAAGAAGGCCTGA
- the rplV gene encoding 50S ribosomal protein L22, translating into MQAKAILRHTPTSPRKMRLVAGLVRGKRVDQAKAILHNSTKSASRNVMVTLKSAVANWSQLNPDERLNDNELFVKAIFVDEGPSLKRLLPAPMGRAYRIRKRSNHLTIVVDKVENKVTK; encoded by the coding sequence ATGCAAGCTAAAGCAATTTTACGGCATACACCGACGTCGCCCAGAAAAATGCGGCTCGTGGCCGGCCTTGTTCGTGGCAAGCGGGTCGATCAGGCGAAAGCCATCCTGCACAACTCCACCAAAAGCGCTTCCCGTAACGTGATGGTTACGCTCAAATCGGCTGTGGCGAACTGGTCGCAGCTCAATCCTGACGAAAGGCTCAACGATAACGAGCTGTTCGTCAAAGCGATCTTCGTCGATGAAGGTCCTTCGCTCAAGAGGCTCCTGCCGGCTCCGATGGGCCGCGCCTACAGGATTCGCAAGCGTTCGAATCACCTGACCATTGTCGTGGACAAGGTTGAGAACAAGGTAACCAAATAA
- the rpsS gene encoding 30S ribosomal protein S19 encodes MPRSLKKGPFIEFKLEKRILDMNSKGEKKVVKTWSRSSMISPDFVGHTVAVHNGKTHVPVYVTENMVGHKLGEFAPTRLFRGHAGGKAEKGGSAPRKK; translated from the coding sequence ATGCCAAGATCATTGAAAAAGGGCCCGTTCATCGAATTCAAGCTGGAAAAGCGGATCCTTGATATGAACAGCAAAGGTGAGAAGAAGGTGGTGAAAACCTGGTCGAGAAGCTCGATGATCTCTCCTGATTTTGTCGGTCACACCGTAGCGGTTCATAACGGCAAGACCCATGTGCCAGTGTACGTTACCGAAAACATGGTCGGCCACAAACTTGGCGAATTCGCTCCGACCAGGTTGTTCCGCGGCCATGCGGGCGGCAAGGCTGAAAAGGGCGGTTCGGCACCCAGGAAAAAATAA
- the rplB gene encoding 50S ribosomal protein L2, with product MAIRKLAPVTPGTRFASYAGFDEITKSTPEKSLLVPIKRTGGRNSTGRVTSRHMGGGHKRFYRIIDFKRNKDNVPAKVAAIEYDPNRSARIALLHYVDGEKRYILAPKNLKVGDRIESGEKVDIKVGNTMPLKNIPIGSDVHNIELKIGKGGQIARSAGAYAVLAAREGNYATLKMPSGEIRKVRIECRATIGVIGNAEHENISLGKAGRSRWLGIRPQTRGMAMNPVDHPMGGGEGKSKSGGGRKHPKSPWGQLAKGLKTRNKKKASTKLIVRGRKAK from the coding sequence ATGGCAATCAGGAAATTAGCGCCGGTTACTCCGGGCACGAGGTTCGCCTCATATGCAGGTTTCGATGAGATCACCAAGAGTACTCCCGAGAAAAGCCTTCTTGTGCCGATCAAGAGGACTGGAGGACGCAACAGCACCGGTCGCGTGACCTCTCGCCACATGGGCGGTGGTCACAAGAGGTTCTACCGTATCATCGATTTCAAGCGCAACAAGGACAACGTGCCTGCAAAAGTTGCCGCGATCGAATATGACCCGAACCGATCAGCAAGGATTGCACTTCTTCATTATGTTGATGGAGAAAAACGTTATATTCTCGCTCCCAAAAATCTGAAGGTCGGCGACCGCATCGAAAGCGGCGAAAAGGTGGATATCAAGGTTGGCAATACCATGCCGCTGAAAAACATCCCGATCGGTTCCGATGTACACAATATTGAGCTGAAGATCGGAAAAGGCGGACAGATAGCAAGGTCAGCCGGCGCATATGCCGTGCTTGCTGCTCGTGAAGGCAACTACGCAACCCTGAAGATGCCGTCAGGCGAAATCAGGAAAGTGCGCATCGAGTGCCGTGCAACCATCGGCGTTATTGGAAACGCTGAGCACGAGAACATCAGCCTCGGTAAAGCAGGACGCAGCCGCTGGCTCGGTATTCGTCCCCAGACCCGTGGTATGGCCATGAACCCGGTTGATCATCCGATGGGTGGTGGTGAAGGTAAATCGAAATCTGGTGGCGGCAGAAAGCATCCGAAGTCTCCTTGGGGGCAGCTTGCTAAGGGTCTGAAGACCAGAAATAAGAAAAAAGCCTCGACGAAGTTGATCGTCCGCGGCAGAAAAGCCAAGTAA
- the rplW gene encoding 50S ribosomal protein L23 — protein sequence MKNPLLRPWLTEKSTKLTEQKGQYVFQVKIDADKFDIKKAVEEKFGVDVVSIRTINCLGKSKRQYTRKGLIAGKKSDWKKAIVTLGDGQTIDYYAKPAEKSEK from the coding sequence ATGAAAAACCCGTTGCTGCGCCCGTGGCTGACTGAAAAGAGCACGAAACTCACCGAGCAAAAAGGCCAGTATGTGTTCCAGGTCAAGATAGATGCTGATAAGTTTGATATCAAGAAAGCCGTCGAAGAGAAGTTCGGTGTCGATGTCGTTTCCATCCGTACCATCAACTGCCTCGGCAAGTCAAAGCGTCAGTACACCCGCAAAGGGCTCATCGCCGGCAAGAAGAGCGACTGGAAAAAAGCGATCGTGACCCTTGGCGATGGCCAGACGATCGATTACTATGCCAAGCCGGCTGAAAAGAGCGAGAAATAA
- the rplD gene encoding 50S ribosomal protein L4: MELKVLNIQGAETGEVVTLNDEIFAVEVSEHAMYLDVKAILANRRQGTHKAKTRAEVRGGGKKPFRQKGTGNARQGSTRSGLMVGGGAIFGPQPRTYDQKVNRKVKQLARRSALSAKAAAGQIVVVDDFSFEAIKTRPVADMLKNLGLAEKKTLLMMPHHDNVVSTSGRNIEKLNVMVADQASTYDILNSQVVLFQKGALQKIEETLG, from the coding sequence ATGGAATTAAAAGTACTCAATATACAAGGCGCAGAAACCGGTGAAGTGGTTACGCTGAACGATGAGATTTTCGCCGTTGAAGTTTCTGAACATGCTATGTACCTGGATGTGAAGGCAATTCTTGCCAATCGCCGCCAGGGGACCCATAAAGCCAAGACCCGCGCCGAAGTTCGCGGTGGCGGCAAGAAGCCGTTTCGCCAGAAAGGCACTGGTAATGCCCGCCAGGGATCAACTCGCTCCGGTCTCATGGTCGGCGGTGGTGCCATTTTCGGCCCACAGCCTCGCACCTACGATCAGAAGGTCAACCGCAAGGTCAAGCAGCTCGCCCGCCGTTCGGCGTTGAGCGCCAAGGCCGCTGCCGGTCAGATCGTCGTGGTCGATGATTTCAGTTTTGAGGCTATCAAGACCCGTCCGGTTGCCGATATGCTTAAAAATCTCGGTCTCGCAGAAAAGAAGACTCTGCTCATGATGCCGCATCACGACAACGTGGTCAGCACCTCCGGCAGAAATATCGAGAAGCTCAACGTCATGGTCGCTGATCAGGCTTCGACCTATGATATTCTCAACAGCCAGGTCGTGCTTTTCCAGAAGGGCGCCCTGCAGAAAATAGAAGAAACATTAGGGTAA